The Halichoerus grypus chromosome 14, mHalGry1.hap1.1, whole genome shotgun sequence genome contains a region encoding:
- the CCL19 gene encoding C-C motif chemokine 19, giving the protein MASQAAAVLALSLLILQTAPALGGANDAEDCCLSVTQRPIPGNIVRAFRHLLIKDGCRLPAVVFTTLRGHQLCAPPDQPWVDRIIRRLLKNSAKNKRHGS; this is encoded by the exons ATGGCATCGCAAGCAGCTGCAGTGCTGGCCCTCAGCCTGCTGATTCTCCAGACCGCCCCGG CTCTGGGTGGTGCCAACGACGCTGAAGACTGCTGCCTGTCTGTAACCCAGCGCCCCATCCCAGGGAACATCGTCAGAGCCTTTCGCCACCTCCTCATCAAGGACGGCTGTAGACTGCCTGCTGTTGT GTTCACCACACTGCGGGGTCACCAGCTCTGTGCACCTCCAGACCAGCCCTGGGTGGACCGCATCATCCGGAGACTGCTGAAGAACTCTGCAAAG AACAAGCGCCACGGCAGTTAG
- the LOC118528749 gene encoding uncharacterized protein LOC118528749, which translates to MSGLRRYEVALEAEEEIYWGCFYFFPWLRMWRRDRSSAHPREQKLEPLRGLMSCLSSGLGPAPQRSGRGLPRRTPTATAQPAGALKI; encoded by the exons ATGTCGGGATTGAGGAGATACGAGGTGGCGCTGGAGGCGGAGGAGGA GATCTACTGgggttgcttctactttttcCCCTGGCTGCGCATGTGGCGGAGGGACAGGAG CTCGGCGCATCCCCGGGAGCAGAAGCTGGAGCCTCTACGAGGCCTGATGAGCTGTCTGTCAAGcggcctgggccctgccccccAGCGCTCGGGTCGCGGCCTCCCCCGCCGCACCCCCACCGCCACTGCCCAGCCAGCCGGTGCATTAAAGATTTAA
- the CCL27 gene encoding C-C motif chemokine 27 produces the protein MKGPSSTSSLLLLLLLLSPDPGAALPLPTSITCCTQLYRQPLSNKLLRRVIRVEVQEADGDCHLQAFVLHLSRRSVCIHPQNRSLARWFERQGRRLQGTLPNLNLGLTGKMDQGPQ, from the exons ATGAAGGGGCCCTCATCCACAAGCAGCCTCCTGCTGCTCCTGTTGCTGCTGAGCCCAGACCCTGGAGCAG CACTGCCACTGCCAACCAGCATTACCTGCTGTACTCAGCTCTACCGCCAGCCGCTCTCGAACAAGCTCCTGAGGAGGGTCATCCGGGTGGAGGTGCAGGAAGCTGATGGGGACTGTCACCTCCAGGCCTTCGT GCTTCACCTGTCTCGACGCAGTGTCTGCATCCACCCTCAGAACCGCAGCCTGGCTCGGTGGTTTGAGCGCCAAGGGAGGAGGCTCCAGGGGACTCTGCCTAACCTGAATTTGGGGCTGACGGGGAAAATGGACCAGGGCCCCCAGTAG